Within Hydrogenophaga sp. PAMC20947, the genomic segment CGGCATCGCAGGCTTCATCGGGCTTTGGAGCGCCGCCTATGCGTTGTATGGCCGCCTGGTCAATGGCGCAGACCGCTTCTTCAATCACCTGTTGATTGCCTGCAGTGGCTACCTGGGCGTGGCCGTGCTAGAAGACCTGTTGTCCACGCTGGGTTTCTCTTCCGGCTGGGTGTGGCCCGCGCAGTGGCAGCCTTATCTGGTCGGCCTGTGTCTTGCCTTCATCGTGCGCGCCCACCTGCGCACAGCCGATCCGGGCCACTGGCCCGCCGCCCGCTGGGGGCTGGCCGTGGTCACCGTGGCGGCCATGACCGTGCCGCTGGCACAGCGGTGGATCACACACCATGAGCTCACGGCCACCCACACCATGGACCAGCTCTCCTACCCGGCGCTGAGATGGGCGAGCCCACAGCCACTGGATACCTTCCTCAACGACGTCAACCGCCTCCAGTCCGATGCCGACGCAGCCCGGGACGAGTCTCCGGGGGCAGAGTCGGAGAGCGCAGGAGATGAAGACGTGGAATGAACGAATTCGCCCACCAGAATCCGAAAAAAGGAAGATAAGGGCGGAGCGGCTTGTAAGAATCCAGCACTGGGGACGACGAAAGGCATTGCAAGAACTTTGCCCACCCCATGGACCTGTTCACCTCTCTACGCCGCACCTTGAGTTTTGAAGCGCAGACCTCGACCTACCGGTTGAGGATGTGCAGCTCGCCAGAAGAGCTGAAGGCCATTCAGCGCCTGCGCTTTGTGGTGTTCAACCTGGAGCTCAGGGAAGGGCTGAGCGCTTCGTACCAGACAGGCCTGGATCAGGATCCGTTTGACGAAGTTTGCGAACACCTGCTGGTCGAGCACGCGGCCAGCCGTACTGTGGTCGGCACCTACCGCATGCAGACCGGTGAGCAAGCCAAGGCCCATCAGGGTTATTACTGCTCGGGCGAGTTTGACCTGGCGCCGTATGAGGCGCTCCGAGCGGAATTCCTGGAGCTGGGGCGCGCCTGCATCCATCCCGATCACCGCAATTTTTCCGTGCTGAGCATGTTGTGGAGAGGCATTGTTCAATATGCCCACCACACCGGCACTCGCTATTTGCTGGGCTGCAGCTCGCTGACCTCACAAGACCCTGCTGTGGGGCTGCAGGGTTACCGCACCCTGCAGCCACAGCTGGCACCCGAACACCTGCGCACCCTCCCCTTGGCGGGCATGGCCTGTCAAGCCCGTGAAGTCCCAAATGGTGCGTTGCCCATGCCCAAGTTGCTTTCGGCCTACCTGGCACTGGGGGCCTGGATTTGTGGGCCACCTGCGATCGATACCCAGTTCAAGACCATCGATTTCCTCACGCTGATGGACTTGCAGTCGCCTGAAATGGCCAAACGGCGCAAGCGATTCGGGATCGATTGATTTCGACCTTTTGGGCAAAAAAAGGAGGCAAGGCACCTCACTTTCGGGATCGGGTTCGCGTCTTTTCAGGCCGCCTGGGTGGCCGCTGCGCGCCGCTCGAACGCCACTGTGGCTGGTGCCTTGCCAAAATCCGCCCCGAGTGATACCCCTGCCGCCTGGCAATAGTGGGCCAGCAAGGCGTAGTGGTGGGTGGTGTGCGAGCCAACGAACAGCAGCTCACGCCCCAAAGTGGTCACCACGCTCACGGCCAGTTCACCCACGGTACCCGCTTGCAGTCGGGTGGTCAGGGCCATGGACAGGCTCAAGCGCGGGTCTTGGGCATGTTGTTCCATCACGGCCATCTGCGCTTGCAGCCGTTGCCGCGTCACCGCGGGATCGCTTTGCACATCCAGTGCGCGGTTGCGGGCGTCGTAGTCCACGCAGTCGGTGTCCGGGTCGGCCAATGTGTTGAGCAGTGCCTGGTAGTGCTCAATGATGTGGCGCAAGTGGGGACCGACCGCCTGCGCGTAGCGAAATTCGGGGCAAGCCTGTGCCTGCAACAGATCGATCATGTCAACCCCCTGCTGCAACAAGGCGCGGTTGTAGGCCCAGAGCTGTGTGGTGGAGTTGATGGAGGCGAGCGATGCCTGGGGAGAGTCGATGACGGTGGCTTGAAGCATGGCGTGAAGAAGGTCAGTCGGTGGCAGGGTACAAGGGGGTGAGTTCCTTTTCGCGCCGGTGCCAACGGCGGAACTCGGACAGGCTGAGGGGTTTGAACCCACGGTCCTTGTTGGCGCGGCCAATCTGGAACAGCAGCTTGTATTGCTTCATGAGATCGCCCCAGGCTTTGAAGAGCCCTGTCTTGCGATCCCAGATGTGGGTGCTTTCGGCGCCGGCGCCGTTGGCTTCCACCATGGTGAAACTGTGCCCGTTTCGCACGTCTTCAAAGTTCTCAAAGCGGATGTCAAAGCGGCCGAAATAGAATTCCGGCAGGCTCTGGGCGATGGCATCGAAGCGGGCTTCCATGGCGGGGGTGATGAGGTCGGTGCCGTTGCGGAAAATGGCGCCCCGGCTGTGGCTGCCGGCAAAGGCCAGCTTGATGGATTCCCCTGGCGCCGGAACCGAGTCGAGGCGATCGGCGTGGCGGTGCAGGTAGAGGTGGGGCAGCTTGCCCGCCCGAGGGTCGTCCAGAATCAGCTGGCGCAAGCTGCGCTGGCCATCGCCCTGCACATGGGGAAAATACTTGAGCGTGATGGAAATGAGGCGACCTTTGGACTCGCCGGGGCGGCGGCAATAAAACACCCCTGCTTCCCCCTCAAACGGTACAAACTGCTGCAACAGCAAGCGGGCTCCGGCCGGGTAACTCGCCAGGTAGGCGCTCAAGGCCGCCTCGGTGCGTATCAGCTTGACGCCCGCGCCTCGGCAGCCGAGATCGGGCTTGGCCACCACAGGCAACGCCAAACCTGCATCCGAGAGCTTTTTCAAGGCCTGATCGGTCAGGTTGCTCAGTGCAAGCTCCGCTCCTGCGTCCCGTTCCAGGGCTGGGCGATCAACAGTGACAAAAGGTGCCACCCATTCGGGCGCATGTCGAACCACCAGGTCGAGGATCTCAGCTTTGGACTCCCCCACAAACCCGCCACCGGGAAAAGAGGGGTTGGCCACGGTAGGCAAAGTGATGCCGCGGTAGCGCAGCATGAGCCAACCGGCATACAAGGCGACTGGCGGGTAAAACGCCCACATGGGCCAGAACTCGAAAAAACTGAGCGGAGCGCCCTCCTGATCCAGCGGGGGCATGCCCTGGTGGGGGGGGGGCGACGCGGCAGTACCGCTGGAAGCGATGGGTAGATCAGACAGCATGGAAGAGGTGTTCATGGGGTGATGGGGGAAGAACGGGGCTTGCGCAACCACCGAACCAGGGGCACCAGCAATGCCAGCACCACCACGGGCAACGCAACGGCGAAAACCACGGGCACATTCCAGCGCTCGGCGATCACAGCACCCAGGGCCGAGCTGAACCAGAACAGTCCTGCCGTCCAGAGCGCCACGGCCAGCGCGACCCAGGCGGTGAAAGACGCGAATGGGACCCGAAGGAAACCACAGGCGGTGTAGGTCAGCAGCCGAAGCCCGGGGATGACCCGCGCGAGCAAGACAGCGCCCGCCAGTTCTCGTCTGAGGGTCTGCCCCGCCGTCTGCTCCCGGCCCTCGATGTACTTGCGGCGCAGCCAGCCCACTTTGTGGGCTGCCATACCCAGGCCATACAGGCCCAGGTCCCCCAACGCGATGCCACCGGCCACGGCCACAAAGGCCCATTCCCAACTCAGTGCCCCTTGGGTGGCCACGGCGACACCCGCCGCGATCGCCACGTCTTCCAGCAGCAGCGTTGTGAGCGCAAGG encodes:
- a CDS encoding FHA domain-containing protein codes for the protein MSWAVEHLHRDGRVLARIRTEGDRFTLGRALDNDLVLDDPHAAPHHAELVFHGPQTASLSDLGTLNGIALQRGKKVSDIYVERDQTLRVGSSWIRVRSSAWPLAPELPMEKRLVWVWALLALIAVLVHSSWKLWLTDLQTESPPYLYVLAGIAGFIGLWSAAYALYGRLVNGADRFFNHLLIACSGYLGVAVLEDLLSTLGFSSGWVWPAQWQPYLVGLCLAFIVRAHLRTADPGHWPAARWGLAVVTVAAMTVPLAQRWITHHELTATHTMDQLSYPALRWASPQPLDTFLNDVNRLQSDADAARDESPGAESESAGDEDVE
- a CDS encoding GNAT family N-acyltransferase, which translates into the protein MDLFTSLRRTLSFEAQTSTYRLRMCSSPEELKAIQRLRFVVFNLELREGLSASYQTGLDQDPFDEVCEHLLVEHAASRTVVGTYRMQTGEQAKAHQGYYCSGEFDLAPYEALRAEFLELGRACIHPDHRNFSVLSMLWRGIVQYAHHTGTRYLLGCSSLTSQDPAVGLQGYRTLQPQLAPEHLRTLPLAGMACQAREVPNGALPMPKLLSAYLALGAWICGPPAIDTQFKTIDFLTLMDLQSPEMAKRRKRFGID
- a CDS encoding ATP-grasp domain-containing protein, giving the protein MNTSSMLSDLPIASSGTAASPPPHQGMPPLDQEGAPLSFFEFWPMWAFYPPVALYAGWLMLRYRGITLPTVANPSFPGGGFVGESKAEILDLVVRHAPEWVAPFVTVDRPALERDAGAELALSNLTDQALKKLSDAGLALPVVAKPDLGCRGAGVKLIRTEAALSAYLASYPAGARLLLQQFVPFEGEAGVFYCRRPGESKGRLISITLKYFPHVQGDGQRSLRQLILDDPRAGKLPHLYLHRHADRLDSVPAPGESIKLAFAGSHSRGAIFRNGTDLITPAMEARFDAIAQSLPEFYFGRFDIRFENFEDVRNGHSFTMVEANGAGAESTHIWDRKTGLFKAWGDLMKQYKLLFQIGRANKDRGFKPLSLSEFRRWHRREKELTPLYPATD
- a CDS encoding VTT domain-containing protein gives rise to the protein MNADATAIGAFWTAALAGLAQPWVIGLVLALTTLLLEDVAIAAGVAVATQGALSWEWAFVAVAGGIALGDLGLYGLGMAAHKVGWLRRKYIEGREQTAGQTLRRELAGAVLLARVIPGLRLLTYTACGFLRVPFASFTAWVALAVALWTAGLFWFSSALGAVIAERWNVPVVFAVALPVVVLALLVPLVRWLRKPRSSPITP